A portion of the Paucilactobacillus hokkaidonensis JCM 18461 genome contains these proteins:
- a CDS encoding DNA-3-methyladenine glycosylase, whose translation MTNYQSFYTNRETTAIAKDLLGKVLSYRSEQGVVSGYIVETEAYLGQQDSAAHAFNGRRTAFTEALYGQPGTIYIYQLRQQYMFDVVVQDEGNPQGVLIRGIEPLLGRSIMLRNRVIDGVNLTNGPGKLMQAFGIQSKQMNMQLLENADLTVKLTTDHYPAQIAASTRIGVNANGATGLQPYRFYVAHNPYVSRMKKSEMDLKRHGWS comes from the coding sequence GTGACTAATTATCAGTCTTTTTATACAAATCGAGAAACAACAGCCATCGCCAAGGATTTATTGGGCAAAGTCCTGAGTTATCGTAGTGAACAAGGCGTTGTAAGCGGCTATATCGTTGAAACTGAGGCCTATCTTGGACAACAAGATTCAGCAGCACATGCTTTTAATGGAAGAAGGACTGCGTTTACAGAAGCATTATATGGACAACCGGGGACCATTTATATTTATCAATTGCGGCAACAATATATGTTTGATGTTGTTGTGCAAGACGAAGGTAATCCACAAGGTGTTTTGATCCGCGGTATCGAGCCACTACTTGGACGGTCGATCATGCTACGTAATCGTGTAATTGATGGTGTAAATTTAACCAATGGACCTGGAAAGCTTATGCAGGCGTTTGGGATCCAGTCTAAACAGATGAATATGCAATTATTGGAAAATGCTGACTTAACCGTTAAACTGACAACGGATCATTACCCCGCTCAAATTGCTGCAAGTACCCGGATTGGTGTCAATGCGAATGGAGCAACTGGACTACAACCTTATCGCTTTTATGTTGCTCACAATCCATATGTTTCTCGAATGAAAAAAAGTGAAATGGACTTAAAGAGGCATGGATGGAGTTAG
- a CDS encoding DUF2201 family putative metallopeptidase, with translation MNESQFKDARDEALTAVSKNEFTMDQLQKYAEQTLSGAVIELLQTNRLFGEVLIQIPRYYNTNLNGAMGFKWSETQLNLTINPMNLLISVRYWHELIALLKHEVLHVVWQHPLRYQGSINQNNVALATDVSVNQYLAEVPRGTVTLKDLEKLLDKKLPQNADSGTYLQIIQSNKINSHDDGKKGDNKLDTDQRFKKEKQISGSGAGVSLDVHDGWSNNTEQHDSLTQQTAQLKQILSQAWQSTPDRDRGLLPGKLKQQLEQVDQTTVFNWKQLIKRSIGNLPQGKRPSYSRFNRRQPLRMDLPGQVTNLVTKIDVFVDNSGSMGDKEISFLLNQIKGIVEATETQTTVFTFDAKVHSDESYELQSQNQIQFKRIGGGGTSFQSIFTYLKANQRTNNDTLAIILTDGWGEESINNYHFTNVIWVLTTSIDQFSIKHSIGKLTTVVDDVNYKRVVGIK, from the coding sequence GTGAATGAAAGTCAGTTTAAGGATGCACGCGATGAAGCACTAACTGCGGTGTCTAAAAATGAATTTACAATGGACCAACTGCAAAAGTATGCTGAACAAACTTTGAGTGGGGCTGTTATTGAACTACTCCAAACTAATCGTTTATTTGGTGAAGTTTTGATTCAGATTCCGCGCTATTATAATACAAATTTAAATGGTGCAATGGGATTCAAATGGAGTGAGACCCAATTAAACTTAACGATTAATCCAATGAATTTACTCATATCTGTAAGATATTGGCATGAACTAATCGCGTTGTTAAAACACGAAGTACTACATGTAGTCTGGCAACATCCGTTGCGATATCAAGGTAGTATTAATCAAAATAACGTTGCATTAGCAACAGATGTATCTGTTAACCAGTATTTAGCTGAAGTTCCTCGTGGAACGGTTACTTTAAAAGATTTGGAAAAATTACTAGATAAAAAATTGCCTCAGAATGCAGATTCTGGCACATATTTACAAATAATTCAAAGTAACAAAATTAACAGTCATGATGATGGTAAAAAAGGTGACAATAAGCTAGATACAGATCAAAGATTTAAAAAAGAAAAGCAAATTTCAGGGTCGGGAGCTGGCGTTAGTCTTGATGTGCACGATGGTTGGAGCAATAATACTGAGCAGCATGATTCATTGACCCAGCAAACTGCACAATTAAAACAAATTTTGTCACAGGCATGGCAATCTACACCGGATCGTGACCGAGGATTATTACCTGGGAAATTAAAACAACAGTTAGAGCAAGTGGATCAAACCACTGTTTTTAACTGGAAACAACTGATTAAACGGTCAATTGGTAATTTGCCGCAAGGGAAACGGCCTTCTTATAGCCGGTTTAACAGAAGACAACCATTGCGAATGGACTTACCTGGGCAGGTAACTAATTTAGTAACTAAAATTGATGTTTTTGTCGATAACTCGGGTTCAATGGGAGATAAAGAAATTTCTTTTTTACTAAATCAGATTAAAGGGATTGTGGAAGCCACAGAAACCCAGACGACGGTTTTCACCTTTGATGCAAAGGTCCATTCTGACGAGTCCTACGAATTACAAAGTCAAAATCAAATTCAATTTAAGCGTATTGGTGGCGGTGGAACGAGTTTTCAAAGTATTTTTACTTATTTAAAGGCCAATCAGCGAACTAACAATGATACGCTGGCCATTATTTTAACTGATGGTTGGGGCGAAGAATCAATTAATAATTACCATTTTACAAATGTTATTTGGGTGCTAACGACATCAATAGATCAGTTTTCCATTAAGCACAGTATAGGGAAACTGACAACGGTGGTAGATGATGTCAATTACAAAAGGGTGGTTGGAATAAAATGA
- a CDS encoding putative holin-like toxin produces the protein MFHPLKGVSTTVFQSISLMLTFGLLVVAIVNIKK, from the coding sequence TTGTTTCATCCCCTGAAAGGGGTAAGCACGACAGTATTTCAATCAATCAGTTTAATGCTGACGTTTGGTTTGCTTGTTGTTGCCATTGTGAACATAAAAAAATAA
- a CDS encoding ATP-binding protein, with amino-acid sequence MSLTYQSLLSAVPLVIQAGNVPNIVGEAGIGKSALVSDVATKMGAQLFTTVVSLSEKGDLAIPVPPLTKESFVQTKNYGSLADVQFGYSHTLVSIIEYAEKHVDQPIIWFLDEFNRGTQAVQSELMNLVLQREINSLVLPKQVHIVIAENPDNTMAGFEETSYGVTAGDDAIKDRTVRLVMRVDVNDWLDWAKQVQGTHAQIHPLVQQYIASDPTMLHPQVRENDLYPTPRAWKRVSDNLFELDNVTDELRRAMQLDLLQGDLGEIVGIAFNQFIKEQHDLLTPSNVFTQLDIADDQQVIDNFKQLNEVAKLQLLRNCVGQSKQYSFADSAIARRFMQLLKLMSLDGQYAIIQAIGTVAHQKDMLEPMYAVIEGQDADSAVSELYRYFGELATRSEFEMSGHSE; translated from the coding sequence ATGTCACTTACATATCAATCATTATTATCGGCGGTACCACTGGTAATTCAAGCGGGTAACGTACCAAACATTGTTGGTGAAGCGGGAATTGGTAAATCTGCGTTAGTAAGTGACGTTGCCACTAAAATGGGAGCTCAACTTTTTACAACCGTAGTTAGTTTGTCTGAAAAAGGAGATTTGGCAATTCCAGTACCACCATTGACGAAGGAATCATTTGTTCAGACTAAAAATTATGGTTCGCTAGCGGACGTACAATTTGGATATTCACACACATTAGTTAGTATCATTGAATACGCGGAAAAACATGTGGACCAACCGATTATTTGGTTTTTAGATGAATTTAACCGTGGGACCCAAGCGGTTCAAAGCGAACTAATGAACTTAGTACTACAACGTGAAATTAATTCGTTAGTATTACCAAAACAGGTTCATATTGTGATTGCTGAAAATCCAGACAATACGATGGCTGGGTTTGAAGAGACTAGCTATGGTGTTACGGCAGGTGATGATGCAATTAAAGACCGGACTGTGCGGTTGGTGATGCGAGTGGATGTTAATGATTGGCTGGACTGGGCCAAACAAGTGCAGGGCACACATGCCCAGATACATCCGTTGGTGCAACAATATATTGCGAGCGATCCAACAATGTTGCACCCACAAGTAAGAGAAAATGATCTATATCCAACTCCACGAGCTTGGAAGCGAGTTTCAGATAATTTATTTGAATTGGATAATGTCACGGATGAACTTAGAAGAGCGATGCAATTAGATCTACTTCAGGGTGATTTGGGTGAAATCGTGGGAATTGCATTTAATCAATTTATCAAAGAGCAACATGATTTACTGACGCCGAGCAATGTTTTTACCCAATTAGATATTGCAGATGATCAGCAAGTTATTGATAATTTTAAGCAATTGAATGAAGTTGCCAAACTACAATTACTTAGAAATTGCGTTGGTCAATCAAAGCAATATTCATTTGCTGATTCGGCAATTGCACGACGATTTATGCAGCTGCTTAAATTAATGAGTCTGGATGGGCAATATGCAATTATTCAAGCTATCGGAACCGTGGCTCATCAAAAAGATATGCTTGAACCAATGTATGCGGTAATTGAGGGACAAGATGCTGATTCAGCAGTTAGTGAACTGTATCGATATTTTGGTGAGCTTGCAACTCGAAGTGAATTTGAAATGAGTGGTCATAGTGAATGA
- a CDS encoding linear amide C-N hydrolase — MCTSLTMNTQDHHQLFGRTMDFPTKTPWQLTFLPSQHQWQPYTSSQVFNSKYSILGGMRHIANHFLIGDGINEAGLCCAELYFPIEANYHSSPVNGKLNLSPQDFTNWLLSENSSIAEINSKLDQIALIGTDWYDHDGIYPFHWLLTDKTGQTAIVEPTKLTLHLQSDPVNVLTNTPSIEKHISNLNQFLQLHGNHFDETTISAIQNFNGPLPSKHIPTDRFIQAAITRWKSQPTNVANGKNTLFNFLETVRIPKENDRHDYTHYESVIDVNSLTYWFKNTANNKIIITTLETAINNYATTHIFNMEELK, encoded by the coding sequence ATGTGTACTAGTTTAACAATGAACACTCAAGATCACCATCAACTATTCGGCCGGACAATGGATTTCCCAACCAAAACTCCGTGGCAGCTAACTTTCTTACCTAGTCAGCACCAGTGGCAACCGTATACATCATCGCAAGTATTTAATAGTAAATACTCGATTTTAGGTGGGATGCGTCATATCGCAAATCATTTTTTAATTGGCGATGGCATTAACGAAGCTGGTTTATGTTGTGCAGAATTATATTTTCCAATTGAAGCTAATTACCATTCCAGTCCGGTTAATGGCAAATTAAATTTATCACCACAAGATTTCACCAATTGGCTGTTAAGCGAAAACAGTTCGATCGCAGAAATTAATAGTAAATTAGATCAAATTGCGTTAATTGGCACTGACTGGTACGATCACGATGGCATCTATCCATTCCACTGGCTACTCACGGATAAAACTGGGCAAACAGCCATCGTTGAACCAACTAAACTAACTCTCCATTTACAAAGCGATCCAGTCAATGTTCTAACTAACACCCCTTCGATCGAAAAACATATCTCAAACTTAAACCAGTTTCTCCAGTTGCACGGCAACCATTTTGACGAAACTACGATTAGTGCCATCCAAAATTTCAATGGTCCATTGCCAAGTAAACATATCCCCACAGATCGGTTTATCCAAGCAGCCATTACTCGTTGGAAAAGCCAGCCCACAAATGTAGCAAATGGTAAAAACACACTATTTAACTTTTTAGAAACCGTCAGGATCCCGAAAGAAAATGATCGCCATGACTATACACACTACGAGAGCGTGATTGATGTCAATTCATTAACTTATTGGTTCAAAAATACCGCCAACAATAAAATTATAATTACAACACTTGAAACTGCAATTAATAATTATGCCACGACTCATATTTTTAACATGGAGGAATTAAAATGA
- a CDS encoding MATE family efflux transporter: MLELFEKAPIPKAYFKLALPVVLGTVVSMIYNLTDTFFVAQTQNANLVAGITLCTPLFSMMIALGDMFGLGGSSAISRLLGQKKYDLAGRVNSFCFYSTTLLAIIVTACLFIFKQHVLNWLGVTQATYQYAAIYYKIMAAAGILIIISLVPINTLRTEGLATESMIGTASGTILKIFLDPLFIFGFHLGAAGAALATVVGYLVTDSILIGYTVRRARYIHINIHKMKIPKIEIKDVLMIGIPASVTNFMTMLGTAIMNNFLIVYGANKVAGFGIATKIETIVTMVLVGFCFGSQALIGYNYGAKNKERLKKIIQFDILVNAGFAFVIALILIAIAPALCGLFMHDQGVVNAASYMLRWFLITTPFIGISLVFTTMFQSVNQPLDAFVMSISRQGVVFVIVIFIVATMMGYQGVIVSQPIADIITAAIGFVLYRKDFGKNGKAFRNW; the protein is encoded by the coding sequence ATTCTAGAATTATTTGAAAAAGCTCCAATCCCAAAAGCATATTTTAAATTAGCGTTACCAGTGGTTTTAGGAACCGTGGTCTCGATGATTTACAACTTAACCGATACATTTTTCGTTGCACAAACGCAAAATGCTAACTTAGTTGCCGGCATAACTCTCTGTACACCATTATTTTCAATGATGATTGCACTAGGTGATATGTTTGGTTTAGGTGGCAGTTCAGCAATTTCAAGATTGTTGGGCCAGAAAAAATATGATCTAGCTGGTAGAGTTAATAGTTTTTGCTTTTATAGCACCACTTTGTTAGCCATCATTGTAACTGCCTGCCTCTTCATTTTTAAACAGCACGTTTTAAATTGGCTAGGTGTCACTCAAGCTACCTATCAGTACGCAGCCATTTATTATAAAATCATGGCAGCTGCTGGTATTTTAATCATTATCTCCCTGGTACCAATTAATACACTTCGAACAGAAGGATTAGCCACCGAATCAATGATTGGAACCGCCTCAGGGACAATTTTAAAAATATTCCTAGATCCATTATTTATTTTTGGTTTCCACTTAGGTGCAGCCGGCGCGGCATTGGCAACTGTGGTCGGATACTTAGTAACTGACTCAATTTTAATTGGCTACACGGTTCGTCGAGCACGCTACATTCACATTAATATTCATAAGATGAAAATTCCAAAGATTGAGATCAAAGATGTGTTAATGATTGGTATTCCTGCATCTGTAACCAACTTTATGACCATGCTTGGGACGGCCATCATGAATAATTTTTTGATTGTTTATGGTGCCAATAAAGTGGCTGGATTTGGAATTGCAACCAAAATTGAAACGATTGTCACAATGGTGTTGGTCGGTTTTTGTTTTGGTTCCCAAGCACTAATCGGATATAATTACGGTGCTAAAAATAAGGAACGACTAAAAAAGATTATCCAATTTGATATCTTGGTAAATGCTGGCTTTGCCTTTGTAATTGCACTAATACTGATTGCAATTGCCCCAGCACTCTGCGGATTATTTATGCATGATCAAGGGGTCGTGAATGCTGCCAGTTACATGCTACGATGGTTCTTAATCACTACTCCATTTATTGGAATATCGCTTGTGTTTACCACCATGTTCCAGTCGGTTAACCAGCCGTTGGATGCATTCGTGATGTCAATATCGCGACAAGGTGTGGTATTTGTGATCGTTATCTTCATCGTTGCCACCATGATGGGATATCAAGGTGTTATTGTTTCACAACCAATTGCCGATATTATCACTGCAGCAATCGGATTCGTGCTTTACCGGAAGGATTTTGGTAAAAATGGGAAAGCATTCCGAAATTGGTAA
- a CDS encoding DUF488 domain-containing protein, whose product MQIKIERIYTKPIDTNGYRILVDRLWPRGISKVNAKLDQWYKEIGPSNDLRKWFNHEVEKYPEFKQRYIQELQQNHDFSKFQQIVSDHLKTENVIFLFGAKDEEHNQAVVLREYLLNTLD is encoded by the coding sequence ATGCAAATTAAAATTGAACGTATATACACTAAACCAATTGATACAAATGGCTATCGAATCTTGGTTGATCGTTTATGGCCGCGTGGAATTTCTAAAGTAAACGCTAAATTAGATCAATGGTACAAAGAGATTGGCCCATCCAATGATCTTCGGAAATGGTTTAATCATGAAGTTGAAAAATATCCTGAATTTAAGCAACGTTACATTCAAGAACTACAGCAAAATCATGATTTCTCCAAATTCCAGCAAATCGTTAGTGACCATTTAAAAACAGAGAACGTAATTTTCTTATTTGGTGCTAAAGACGAAGAGCATAATCAGGCTGTTGTATTGCGAGAATATTTGTTGAACACGTTGGACTAA
- a CDS encoding NAD(P)H-dependent oxidoreductase, which produces MKTLVIVGHPKVAESTTQQLFKAGVASSDDITWHQLTETLDVNLEQALLLQADRVVFQFPLYWYSAPALLKHWQDTVLTTKFSVGTAYSLAGKELGLVISTGAAKKEFQSGADEQFTMSEILRPYEALANKTKMKYLTPLVVYQFPYLTKLQQERLFINYQRYLTDPKFNHFVGQEKWITQRLLQKIDAEENAEKRETLQQIQSVLQDNVDELIDLTMTADMIRQDEDE; this is translated from the coding sequence ATGAAAACGTTAGTTATCGTTGGACATCCCAAGGTTGCGGAATCTACTACGCAACAGTTATTTAAAGCAGGTGTTGCTAGTAGTGATGATATCACGTGGCACCAATTAACTGAGACGCTTGATGTCAATCTTGAGCAAGCTTTATTATTGCAAGCAGACAGAGTGGTTTTTCAATTTCCATTATACTGGTATAGTGCACCAGCATTGTTGAAACATTGGCAAGATACGGTTTTAACGACTAAATTTTCTGTAGGAACGGCTTATTCGTTAGCTGGTAAAGAATTAGGCCTGGTTATCTCTACTGGTGCAGCCAAAAAAGAGTTTCAGTCGGGCGCTGACGAACAATTTACAATGTCTGAGATTTTACGACCATATGAGGCGCTGGCAAATAAGACTAAGATGAAATATCTGACACCGTTAGTAGTTTACCAATTTCCGTATTTAACTAAATTGCAGCAAGAACGACTATTTATTAATTATCAACGGTATTTAACTGATCCAAAATTTAATCATTTTGTAGGCCAGGAAAAATGGATTACACAACGGTTACTACAAAAAATTGATGCAGAAGAAAATGCAGAAAAACGGGAAACGCTGCAACAAATTCAGTCTGTTTTACAAGATAATGTTGATGAACTAATTGATTTAACTATGACGGCCGACATGATCCGGCAAGACGAGGATGAATAA
- a CDS encoding type II toxin-antitoxin system Phd/YefM family antitoxin yields the protein MDIYTPTNFRKNLFSILKDVNSNSKTVIITKANGDDSESAVVIGKKDWEAYQETMALLANGQLQFAMAHENDKDDVDIDDMMAEIDTEIANEKKNKS from the coding sequence ATGGACATCTACACACCGACGAACTTTCGTAAAAATCTCTTTTCTATCTTGAAGGATGTTAATAGTAACAGCAAAACTGTCATCATTACTAAGGCTAATGGTGATGATAGTGAATCCGCTGTAGTAATTGGAAAAAAAGATTGGGAAGCATACCAAGAAACCATGGCATTACTTGCTAACGGACAACTTCAATTTGCCATGGCTCACGAAAATGACAAAGATGATGTTGACATCGATGATATGATGGCTGAAATTGATACTGAAATTGCTAACGAAAAGAAAAATAAATCATAA
- a CDS encoding DUF7671 family protein, whose translation MKNKYEVQRYIGLPVVSDNSGHYMFKADEQGNTKAHSWRTGKHTKGKFKQVGQLLLTENNLLVAIIHAEPMAFKDRHSEVPLQRFTTEFISAELLAQGQEIIAGK comes from the coding sequence ATGAAAAATAAATATGAAGTTCAACGCTATATTGGACTACCTGTGGTTAGTGACAATTCAGGCCATTATATGTTTAAAGCGGATGAACAGGGGAACACCAAGGCTCATTCGTGGCGTACTGGTAAGCATACCAAGGGTAAATTTAAACAAGTAGGTCAATTATTATTGACGGAAAATAATTTATTAGTAGCAATTATTCACGCTGAACCAATGGCATTTAAAGATCGTCATTCTGAGGTACCATTACAACGTTTTACAACTGAATTTATTAGTGCTGAATTATTGGCACAGGGACAGGAAATTATTGCGGGCAAATGA
- a CDS encoding DUF6508 domain-containing protein has protein sequence MDLQNYVGYFKEMRNREIEWTATDREDGILQMGYPKYDSLMLKFSQEFLESSYCDPHYRKTLKQHHIKLKVNHSTVGKVMLAKERKLIEAMLTLIIRSEPFDEGSWAKALQEGYFYRLTDALISLEEEKV, from the coding sequence ATGGACTTACAAAATTATGTAGGTTACTTTAAAGAAATGCGTAACCGTGAAATTGAATGGACGGCGACTGATCGCGAGGATGGAATCTTACAAATGGGCTATCCCAAGTATGATTCATTGATGCTGAAGTTTAGTCAGGAGTTCTTAGAAAGTTCGTATTGTGATCCTCACTACAGAAAAACGCTCAAACAGCATCATATTAAATTAAAAGTGAACCATTCTACTGTGGGAAAAGTAATGTTGGCAAAGGAACGTAAATTAATCGAAGCAATGCTGACACTGATTATTCGATCGGAGCCATTCGATGAAGGTAGTTGGGCTAAGGCGTTACAAGAAGGGTACTTTTATCGACTAACTGATGCTTTGATCAGTTTAGAAGAAGAGAAAGTTTAA
- a CDS encoding Txe/YoeB family addiction module toxin: MTWIIMIKPAAEHDLKNILKSPLRSSFQEILTTLESNPYEPTQQFEKLTPLASQLYSRRLNGQHRVVYTIDKETKIVRIISAWSHYEQK; encoded by the coding sequence ATGACTTGGATAATAATGATAAAACCAGCGGCCGAACATGATTTAAAAAATATTCTAAAAAGTCCGCTTCGAAGTTCTTTTCAAGAAATACTAACAACCCTAGAAAGCAATCCTTACGAGCCTACACAACAATTCGAAAAATTAACTCCACTAGCTTCTCAACTATATTCAAGGAGACTAAACGGTCAACATAGAGTTGTATACACTATTGATAAAGAAACCAAAATAGTTAGAATAATATCAGCTTGGTCACACTATGAACAGAAATAG
- a CDS encoding NAD(P)H-hydrate epimerase, with amino-acid sequence MNKLVTASEMKHFDSYTINTIGIPSLVLMERASLAVRDFILNSNYDLTNVVVVAGYGNNGGDGLCVARLLKIAGVHVSVVPVGNSDHESVEHATQSKICQYYQIDLNAKLAALEHATLVVDAIFGIGIDRTVLGAQATAIDKINQSNTPVIAVDMPSGINTDTGELMGTAVKATATVTFAFNKIGLTIVAGPTYAGNVTIADDMGTYDIA; translated from the coding sequence ATGAATAAACTAGTTACCGCAAGTGAAATGAAACATTTTGACAGTTACACCATCAATACGATTGGAATTCCATCATTAGTATTAATGGAACGCGCATCCCTGGCCGTTCGTGATTTTATTTTGAATAGCAATTATGATTTGACCAATGTAGTTGTCGTTGCCGGTTATGGCAACAATGGTGGCGATGGACTATGCGTTGCCCGGTTGTTAAAAATTGCTGGAGTCCATGTCAGTGTTGTTCCGGTCGGCAATTCTGACCATGAATCTGTTGAACATGCCACTCAATCTAAGATTTGCCAATATTATCAGATTGATTTGAACGCAAAATTGGCTGCGTTGGAACATGCCACATTAGTCGTTGATGCAATTTTTGGGATCGGAATTGACCGTACAGTGCTGGGAGCACAGGCGACTGCAATTGATAAAATTAATCAATCCAATACTCCAGTAATTGCAGTTGATATGCCCTCTGGCATCAATACAGATACTGGTGAATTGATGGGAACTGCCGTTAAAGCAACGGCCACCGTTACCTTTGCCTTTAATAAAATTGGCTTAACTATTGTCGCTGGACCCACATATGCAGGTAACGTTACTATCGCTGATGATATGGGAACGTATGATATAGCTTAG
- a CDS encoding NCS2 family permease: protein MAFWRNGDNKLSAIKKYFQLDELHTTFRRELLAGFTTFISMAYILFVNPSVLGASGMDKGAVFTATAIASALGCILMGVLAKYPIATAPALGINAFFSYSVVIGMGIPWQTALAGVFVASLIFILITIFKLRELIIDAIPSDLKYAISSGIGLFIAFLGLSDGGIITANKSTIIGLGSFSVGTTWLTIFGLVVTAILMVKKVPGGIFIGMLLTSILGLVTGLIAMPKSIISGAPSLAPTFGVGVMHIGDINTIQLWVVVLTFLLVTFFDTAGTLVGLAQQAGFMKDNKMPRVGKALMSDSTAMLAGSVLGTSPVGAYVESSAGIAVGGRSGLTAVFTGILFVFGMFFSPLLSVVTNQVTAPALIIVGVLMAQSLKYISWNKMEIAIPSFLIVIGMPLTYSISDGIALGVIMYPITMIAAKRGKEVHPIMYLLFFIFLGFMWILNVE, encoded by the coding sequence ATGGCATTTTGGAGAAATGGGGATAATAAGTTGTCAGCAATTAAAAAATATTTTCAGCTAGATGAGTTACACACTACATTTCGGCGTGAACTTTTAGCCGGATTCACTACGTTCATTTCAATGGCGTATATTTTATTCGTTAACCCAAGTGTTTTAGGTGCTTCGGGGATGGATAAAGGAGCTGTTTTTACTGCAACCGCGATTGCTAGTGCACTGGGATGTATCCTAATGGGAGTGCTGGCAAAGTATCCAATCGCTACTGCTCCGGCACTTGGAATTAACGCATTCTTTTCTTATTCAGTTGTAATTGGAATGGGAATTCCTTGGCAAACTGCTTTAGCAGGTGTGTTTGTAGCTTCGTTAATTTTTATCTTGATTACAATTTTTAAATTACGTGAATTGATTATTGATGCCATTCCGAGTGATTTAAAGTACGCTATTTCTAGTGGTATTGGTTTATTCATCGCCTTTTTGGGGCTTAGTGATGGTGGCATCATTACAGCTAATAAATCAACGATTATTGGGCTTGGATCATTTAGTGTTGGAACGACTTGGCTAACAATTTTTGGCCTGGTTGTTACGGCTATTTTGATGGTTAAAAAGGTTCCTGGTGGGATTTTTATCGGCATGCTGTTAACGTCAATTTTAGGATTAGTAACTGGATTAATTGCGATGCCAAAAAGTATTATTTCTGGTGCACCAAGTTTGGCACCAACGTTTGGTGTTGGGGTGATGCACATTGGTGATATTAATACTATTCAACTATGGGTGGTCGTATTAACGTTCTTGCTGGTAACTTTCTTTGATACCGCTGGAACACTTGTCGGACTAGCTCAACAAGCTGGATTTATGAAAGACAATAAAATGCCACGAGTTGGTAAGGCATTGATGTCGGATTCAACCGCAATGCTTGCTGGTTCAGTTTTAGGAACTTCGCCTGTGGGTGCCTATGTTGAATCATCTGCCGGAATTGCAGTTGGTGGCCGTTCAGGACTTACTGCTGTCTTTACTGGGATATTGTTCGTGTTTGGCATGTTCTTCTCGCCACTGTTATCTGTAGTGACTAATCAAGTTACTGCACCAGCTTTAATTATTGTTGGTGTGTTGATGGCCCAGTCGTTGAAGTACATTTCATGGAATAAAATGGAAATTGCAATTCCTTCATTTTTGATCGTAATAGGGATGCCACTAACTTATAGTATTTCAGATGGAATTGCATTGGGAGTCATCATGTACCCAATTACAATGATCGCAGCTAAGCGAGGTAAAGAAGTCCACCCAATTATGTATTTATTGTTCTTTATTTTCTTAGGGTTTATGTGGATTTTAAATGTTGAATAG